The following nucleotide sequence is from Bacteroidota bacterium.
AGCCAACGCACATTGCAAGCACATTTTATTTTTTGCCAACGCACAAAAGTTAGCGCAGAAAAAAATAAAAAGAGCTTGCAATCTTCCACTCAAGAAAAAAATTGAATTAAAAAATTTCTCCCACCCACAAAAAAAATAAACCCCAAACGGACAGTGCTAACCCGAGCAGACACCGACTTGAATGTAAATCGCTTCGGACAAAGTGTGTGCAAACTTGACACGACAACGCTTCGGACAGACAGAAGGGCATCCGGTAACAGCGGTTACTGTTGCACAACCTCTTAATTCTGCTAATTTCTAATTAAAATCGTCTGAAACATTTGATTCTAGGGCATTTTAACGAATACTGATTATCCCCATATTATTAATTTGCTAATATTTGCATACCGCTAATGCGCTTAAAATGCATCAAAAACACCGATTTAAATAATTATTTGGTTGTTTCCCTATTACTAATTTGTAGTTTTTATTTGCAATCGGATTTAAGCGAATAAATTTTAAATATTTCTTTAAGTTGTAACACAATGATGCCATTAAAACATGTTTATTCGCTTGCTTCATTCCTCTTGTGTTCACTCTGCGCATGACCATAAAATTTAATAGTGTGCCAAGAACTGGTTCTACAGTTTTGGTTCTGATTCTTACTATTGTTTTTGCATAATCAGTTTGCATGCGTTCATGCATCCGGTCGTAATACGCTTTGTCTATTGTATCATCCAGTTTTTTAAATTTTGTTTTTGCTCCGGCGCAATTGACCCGGGGAATTTTTAAGCAAATAAAACGTTCAACTGCTTTGTGATAAGCTCTCGTGTCAAGTATGTGTTGAGGCCACATTAAGTCCATTTCGGTATGCGGAACAATTGATACGTCCGGAAACTTTTTTTTAGTTGCAGAAAGCGTTTGTATTCAATTTCTGCCATGTCACATTGTTCTACTGTCCATCCAAGTCTTTCTTCTCTGTCCATGAGCTTCATTTTTGCCATCTCCAAATTTATATTTGCAATGGTCGGAACAATCCCTTTTGCATTGATCAAGTAAGAGATTCTTTCCTGAGTAATAGGCTCTGGTGTTGTTAGAATTTGTTGCCCCATTTTTGTAATTATTTAAAATTATTTTATGTAATAAGGTGAATAAATATTTTATTCATAAAAATTTATTTAACAACAACACTTTTTATTATTTCCGAATTTCCGTCATTTATTTTCATTGTAGCAAGACCATTAAAATAATCTGGTAATTCAATTATAGTATTCAAATAATTATTTTCGGTATTTATTTTTTTAGCAAGAATTTTTCTACCTGTTATATCATAAACTTCAATGATTAAATCATTACTCGTTAAATTATTTATTTCAATTGCAAATTCTCCGTTATTCGGGTTTGGATAAATGGATATTTCCTGTTCTGCATTTTCATCTTCAGATAATCTGCACGTGTTAATAATAGTATATGCAGTAGAAGTTTTATTACAACCGTAAGTATTTGTAACTTTTACTTTATAATTTCCTGTTGTAGTTGCATAATACACATAATTTGTCGCTCCCGCAATTGCAGTAGCACCTTTATACCATTGGAATGTATAACCTGCGCCATTATTAGCTTTTAATTTAATATTTGTATCAAAACAAAGATCATTTGTTGCATCAACATTTGTTACTAAAGCATTTGGCTTTGGATTTACAGTTACAACAGTTTCAGAAGAAGTTGCTGAACACGTTCCTGAGGTTACTGTTACTTTATAATTTCCAGAACTTACTGCAACATAATTTGATGCTGTAGCACCCGATATTATAACATCGTTTTTATACCATTGATAAATATAACCTGCACCGGTTGATGCTTGTAATGTTACATTTAAACCATTACAAAAAGTAGTTGCACCGGATGGGGTAATTGTGGCGGTGGGTGTTATGCAATTTCCAAATAATTTTATTACCCAATAATCAGAAGGACCTCCCAAAGATGCTTCTGTTTTATCGCCTGAAATATCGGACCAAGAATATCCCGCGAGAATATATCCGCCGTCGGTAGTTTGCTGGACGGAATACAGAGCATCTATATAACTTCCTCCAATGGTATTCTGCCATTCTAAAGCGCCGCTGCTATTTAGTTTTACTACCCAATAATCGGAAGTAATAGGAAGATCCACATACCAATTATCTTCTGTTTTATCGCCTGAGATGCCGGACTTGGAATATCCCCCGAGAATATATCCGCCATCGGCGGTTTGTTGAACTGAGCATAAATAATCATCGTCTGTTCCTCCAATATCATTCTGCCATTCAATGGAGCCGGATGAATTCAGTTTCAGTATCCAGTAATCATATCCATATAATCCTCCAGTCAAAGCTGCTTCTATTTTATCGCCTGAGATGCCGGACTTGGAATATCCCCCGAGAATATATCCGCCATCGTTGGTTTGTTGGATGGAATACAGAATATCATCTAAACTTCCCCCAATGGTATTCTGCCATTCGATAGAGCCGCTGCTGTTTAGTTTTACTACCCAGTAATCATCAGGACCTCCCAAAGATGCTTCTGTTTTATCGCCTGAAATACCGGAACGGGAAGATCCCCCGAGAATATAACCGCCATCAGTTGTTTGTTGGATGGATTGCAGATAATCAGAATCATTACCCCCAATGGTGTTTTGCCATTCGATTGTACCGCCGCTGTTTAGCTTTACAATCCAATAATCATAAATTCCCAAACATGCTTCTGTTTTATCGCCTGAAATACCAGACCAGGAAGATCCCCCGAGAATATAACCGCCATCAGTGGTTTGTTGGATGGATTGCAGAAGATCATAGTAACTTCCCCCAATGGTATTCTGCCATTCGATAGCGCCGCTGCTGTTTAATTTTACTACCCAATAATCATCAGAACTCGTCACAATGTTTGCTTCTGTTTTATCGCCTGAGATTCCGGACTTGGAATTTCCCCCGAGAATATAACCGCCATCAGTTGTTTGTTGGATGGAATATAGAACATCACCACCATTTCCCCCAATGGTGTTCTGCCATTCGATAGCGCCACTGTTATTTAGTTTTACTACCCAATAATCAGACCCCCCCAAACATGCTTCTGTTTTATCGCCTGAAATACCGGAAGAGGAATATCCGCCGAGAATATATCCGCCATCGGTGGTCTGTTGGACGGAATACAGATAATCAGAACTGCTTCCCCCAATGGTATTCTGCCATTCAATTTCGGGTGCCTGCATTTGGCTGAAACCGGAAATAATCATTGCATAATCTTGGCTTCCACCTGTTAAAGTTCCTTTGTGCGTAACTATTATCTCGTAATTGCCGGGTGTTACAGCTCCGATAAAAACAAATTCAACATTGTCAATTGAATTGTCACCCCTTGTTGCAGAGTTTGCCGGAAAATCTTTATTTAATTTAAAGGGATAAAAAATTGTCCCGTCTGATAATCTCCTTACTCTCAAATCAAGGTCATTTACCAAAACACTTGTGGGGTTATCAACTTCATAAGGCAAGGCATAAGGGTAAGCGGGGTCGTTCCAAACTATAGTAACCTTTATTGGTTGTGTTCCATAGCTATATTGTTGCAAAGAAAATGCATCACCGTTATTTAATGTTAATTCATTAATCCTGTTTACGTTTGTTTGGCTTTCGGTAATTACTTGTGCTGCTTTTGAAGTATTCATCAAACCCCAGCCCGCCTGATAGCTTGGCCATTGAGATGTTGTATCGGCAGTATGAATAGCTAATGCTTTAAGAGTTGCTGCCTTCATATATTTGCCAAATAAATTGTAATAATGTTCTTGTAATAATGCTAATGAACCAGTAACGCTTGGAGTTGCCATAGAAGTACCTGAAAGCGTATCATAATCAACATTAGAACCTGCACCGCTGGAAATTAAATATTCTCCATTTGAGACAATATCTGGTTTTATTCTTCCGTCATCAGTAGGACCAAATGAACTATAAGAACTGATATGTATATCGCCAGCATTTACATATCCGCCCGGTATATCTGCGACTGAACCCACAACAAATGCATTCTTTGATGTTTGAATTCCTGATGGAATACATTCATATCCACCTATATTAAGTTCATTGTCTCCGGGCGGTTCTCCTCCTGTCACAGCGAATTCAAAACAAATAGGTTCGCATATTCTGTATGTGGCATCATATCCTAAAGTTGGTCCAATTTCCGCCCTGTCATTGCCAGCTGAAACAACAGGTAAATAATAGTCCGCACTATTTGTAAGATTGTCTAACTGATTAGCTTTCGTATCATAATATCCGAATTTATAATCTTCAAGAGGGTCAACATCCGCATCCCCATGGTATTCCCAAATATGGTCATCTGAATTATAATTCCAACCGCATTGCGCTCCATAAGAGTGATTGGATAATAATAAACCATTTTCTGCTTCAGATGTCATTTCAGAAATATCATTCTCATAATAATAAGAATTAATGTGAGCGCTATTTGCCATACCATGAGCATTTGGTTGAATACCCGTTGCAATCATTGTCCCTGCAACATGTGTTGAATGGTCGCTATTAGATATTAATAATCCGTCATTCCATGTAACTCTTCCGGTTAATTCCTGATGATTTGAACGAACTTTCCCACCATCCCATTCGCCAATTGTAATACCTGCTCCGCTTAATGATAACCCTGCAACCCCTCCTGCCCATACATTATTTGTTGAAATAGTTTTTGCTGCATTAAAATTATTTGTTGAAATATAAATTGGCAATCCATTTTGAATTCTCTCTAATAATATTACAGTTCCGTTTTTATATTCTTTTACTGTCGGGATATTTTTTTCAGCGGCATATTGCAAAACTTTAGCATGTTCCTGCTCCCATTGTTGATTAAATGAAATTGCCATTTCATGTAGTTTTTGTTTTCGTATGCTATCCATCTGAACATTTTGAGAGAAAGAAGAAATTGAATATAGAATGCAAAGGAGTGTAAATATTTTTTTCATAAAATTGGGCTTTGAAAATAAAGGTAGGAACTTTTTTTAACATGGTTATGTTACCTACAAACTCCTAAGAAAAATGCTGGAATGTGGTCAATTTGACCGGCGTTTGCAGATAAGTCTCTTCCTTAAAAAACGCCAATCTTTCC
It contains:
- a CDS encoding transposase, which codes for MWPQHILDTRAYHKAVERFICLKIPRVNCAGAKTKFKKLDDTIDKAYYDRMHERMQTDYAKTIVRIRTKTVEPVLGTLLNFMVMRRVNTRGMKQANKHVLMASLCYNLKKYLKFIRLNPIANKNYKLVIGKQPNNYLNRCF
- a CDS encoding S8 family peptidase — translated: MDSIRKQKLHEMAISFNQQWEQEHAKVLQYAAEKNIPTVKEYKNGTVILLERIQNGLPIYISTNNFNAAKTISTNNVWAGGVAGLSLSGAGITIGEWDGGKVRSNHQELTGRVTWNDGLLISNSDHSTHVAGTMIATGIQPNAHGMANSAHINSYYYENDISEMTSEAENGLLLSNHSYGAQCGWNYNSDDHIWEYHGDADVDPLEDYKFGYYDTKANQLDNLTNSADYYLPVVSAGNDRAEIGPTLGYDATYRICEPICFEFAVTGGEPPGDNELNIGGYECIPSGIQTSKNAFVVGSVADIPGGYVNAGDIHISSYSSFGPTDDGRIKPDIVSNGEYLISSGAGSNVDYDTLSGTSMATPSVTGSLALLQEHYYNLFGKYMKAATLKALAIHTADTTSQWPSYQAGWGLMNTSKAAQVITESQTNVNRINELTLNNGDAFSLQQYSYGTQPIKVTIVWNDPAYPYALPYEVDNPTSVLVNDLDLRVRRLSDGTIFYPFKLNKDFPANSATRGDNSIDNVEFVFIGAVTPGNYEIIVTHKGTLTGGSQDYAMIISGFSQMQAPEIEWQNTIGGSSSDYLYSVQQTTDGGYILGGYSSSGISGDKTEACLGGSDYWVVKLNNSGAIEWQNTIGGNGGDVLYSIQQTTDGGYILGGNSKSGISGDKTEANIVTSSDDYWVVKLNSSGAIEWQNTIGGSYYDLLQSIQQTTDGGYILGGSSWSGISGDKTEACLGIYDYWIVKLNSGGTIEWQNTIGGNDSDYLQSIQQTTDGGYILGGSSRSGISGDKTEASLGGPDDYWVVKLNSSGSIEWQNTIGGSLDDILYSIQQTNDGGYILGGYSKSGISGDKIEAALTGGLYGYDYWILKLNSSGSIEWQNDIGGTDDDYLCSVQQTADGGYILGGYSKSGISGDKTEDNWYVDLPITSDYWVVKLNSSGALEWQNTIGGSYIDALYSVQQTTDGGYILAGYSWSDISGDKTEASLGGPSDYWVIKLFGNCITPTATITPSGATTFCNGLNVTLQASTGAGYIYQWYKNDVIISGATASNYVAVSSGNYKVTVTSGTCSATSSETVVTVNPKPNALVTNVDATNDLCFDTNIKLKANNGAGYTFQWYKGATAIAGATNYVYYATTTGNYKVKVTNTYGCNKTSTAYTIINTCRLSEDENAEQEISIYPNPNNGEFAIEINNLTSNDLIIEVYDITGRKILAKKINTENNYLNTIIELPDYFNGLATMKINDGNSEIIKSVVVK